A window of the Cicer arietinum cultivar CDC Frontier isolate Library 1 chromosome 6, Cicar.CDCFrontier_v2.0, whole genome shotgun sequence genome harbors these coding sequences:
- the LOC101507937 gene encoding beta-amyrin 28-monooxygenase: MEHNFYLSLLLLFISLVSLSLFFLFYKHKSPWNLPPGKMGYPVIGESLEFLSTGWKGHPEKFIFDRMIKYSSELFKTSILGQPTVVCCGAACNKFLFSNENKLVTVWWPESVIKIFPTSLQTNFKEESLKMRKLIPQFLKPEALQRYVGIMDSIAQKHFASLWENKTEVTVYPLAKRYTFLLACRLFMSVEDENHVAKFSDPFHLLAAGIISLPIDLPGTPFNKAIKASNFIKKELLKIIRQRKMDLAKGVASATQDILSHMLLTCNENGEFMSELDIADKILGLLIGGHDTASVACTFIVKYLADLPHIYDTVFQEQMEIAKSKSQGELLNWDDLKKMRYSWNVACEVMRVAPPLQGGFREAITDFMFNGFSIPKGWKLYWSANSTHKNPECFPMPEKFDPTRFEGNGPPPYTYVPFDGGPRMCPGKEYARLEILVFMHNLVKRFKWEKLIPDEEIVVDPFPIPAKDLPIRLYPHDA, translated from the exons ATGGAGCATAATTTCTATCTCTCCCTTCTCCTTCTTTTTATCTCTCTCGTTTCTCTCTCCCTATTTTTCCTCTTCtacaaacacaaatcaccatGGAACTTACCACCGGGAAAAATGGGTTATCCGGTAATCGGTGAAAGCCTTGAATTCTTATCCACCGGATGGAAAGGACATCCTGAAAAATTCATTTTCGACCGTATGATTAAATATTCCTCCGAACTCTTTAAAACATCAATCCTAGGACAACCTACGGTAGTGTGTTGTGGAGCCGCATGTAacaaatttttgttttcaaatgagAATAAGTTAGTGACGGTTTGGTGGCCCGAAAGTGTAATTAAAATTTTCCCAACTTCATTACAAACAAATTTTAAGGAAGAATCATTGAAGATGAGAAAATTAATTCCTCAATTTCTTAAACCCGAAGCTTTACAACGTTACGTTGGTATAATGGATTCAATTGCTCAAAAACACTTTGCTTCACTTTGGGAGAACAAAACGGAAGTCACCGTTTACCCGTTGGCCAAGAG GTATACCTTTCTATTGGCTTGTCGTTTGTTCATGAGCGTGGAAGATGAGAATCATGTAGCAAAATTTAGCGATCCATTCCATTTATTGGCGGCTGGAATAATATCTCTACCAATAGATTTGCCGGGAACACCATTCAACAAAGCTATAAAGGCCTCAAACTTTATAAAGAAGGAGTTGTTGAAGATAATAAGACAAAGGAAAATGGATTTGGCAAAAGGAGTAGCATCAGCAACACAAGATATATTGTCACACATGTTATTGACATGTAATGAAAATGGAGAGTTTATGAGTGAACTTGATATTGCCGATAAGATACTTGGCCTTTTGATAGGAGGACATGACACTGCTAGCGTCGCATGCACTTTCATTGTCAAATATCTCGCCGATTTACCTCACATTTATGATACAGTTTTTCAAG AGCAAATGGAAATTGCAAAATCAAAATCCCAGGGAGAGTTGTTGAATTGGGATGACTTAAAGAAAATGAGATACTCTTGGAATGTAGCTTGTGAAGTAATGAGAGTTGCCCCTCCACTCCAAGGAGGTTTCAGGGAAGCTATCACTGACTTTATGTTCAATGGGTTCTCAATTCCTAAGGGATGGAAG CTTTATTGGAGTGCAAATTCAACACATAAGAACCCAGAATGTTTTCCCATGCCAGAGAAATTTGACCCAACAAGATTTGAAGGAAATGGGCCACCTCCTTACACTTATGTACCATTTGATGGAGGACCAAGGATGTGCCCTGGAAAAGAGTATGCAAGATTAGAAATACTAGTTTTCATGCACAATTTAGTTAAAAGGTTCAAGTGGGAAAAATTGATTCCAGATGAGGAAATTGTTGTTGACCCCTTCCCTATTCCTGCAAAGGACCTCCCAATTCGCCTTTATCCTCACGAtgcttaa